The Daucus carota subsp. sativus chromosome 9, DH1 v3.0, whole genome shotgun sequence genome window below encodes:
- the LOC108200542 gene encoding vanillin aminotransferase, giving the protein MKNWICSLLVAASTPRKSALQAAAASTSLSEAYCIRVARHMASNTSMHKDFHHDADDQGYKGHGLLPPFTAGWQTNEKPLLIAKSQGCYVYDTNGKKYLDSLAGLWCTALGGSEPRLIDAATKQLSTLPFYHSFWNRSTKPTLDLAKELLEMFTANKMKKVFFTNSGSETNDTQVKLVWYYNNALGRPNKKKIISRLNSYHGSTVISASLSGLTPLHQNFDLPAPFVLYTDCPHYWRYRIEGETEEDFSTRLANNLEELILKEGPETIAAFIAEPVIGAGGVIPPPATYFDKIQAIVKKYDILFIADEVICAFGRLGTMFGCDKYNIKPDLVSVAKALTSGYMPIGAVLVCPEVSDVIYSESNKLGSFNHGFTTSGHPVSCAVALEALKIYKERNIVEQVKNLSPKFQDGIRAFSDSPIIGEIRGTGLIIVTEFTDNKSPTDLFPQEWGIGAYFGAECEKLGMLVRVVYDHIIMSPPLIITPTELDELISKYGKALKATEEYVKQLKAKQK; this is encoded by the exons ATGAAAAATTGGATTTGTTCTCTATTAGTAGCAGCTTCCACCCCTAGAAAATCTGCTCTACAG GCTGCAGCAGCTTCCACAAGTTTATCAGAAGCTTATTGTATAAGAGTAGCTAGACATATGGCTTCAAATACATCCATGCACAAGGATTTTCATCATGATGCTGATGATCAAGG ATATAAAGGACATGGTTTGCTGCCACCTTTTACGGCTGGGTGGCAAACGAATGAAAAACCTCTTCTCATAGCCAAATCCCAG GGTTGTTATGTCTATGACACGAATGGAAAAAAGTATCTTGATTCTCTTGCTGGTCTATGGTGCACAGCCTTAG GAGGGAGTGAACCACGCTTGATTGATGCTGCAACTAAACAGCTTAGCACCCTGCCGTTTTATCATTCTTTTTGGAATCGTTCCACAAAACCCACGCTG GATCTCGCGAAGGAGCTTCTGGAAATGTTTACTGCTAATAAAATGAAGAAAGTATTCTTCACAAATAGTGGCTCAGAAACCAATGATACTCAG gtAAAGCTAGTTTGGTATTATAACAACGCACTTGGAAGGCCAAACAAGAAAAAGATTATTTCCAGATTAAACTC GTACCATGGATCTACTGTTATATCAGCTAGTCTTTCAGG CCTTACTCCACTGCATCAGAATTTTGATCTGCCCGCTCCATTTGTTTTGTACACTGATTGCCCTCATTATTGGAGATATCGTATTGAAG GTGAGACAGAAGAAGATTTCTCAACAAGGTTAGCTAATAATTTGGAAGAGCTTATCCTAAAAGAGGGACCAGAGACG ATCGCTGCCTTCATTGCAGAGCCGGTCATAGGGGCAGGAGGAGTCATTCCACCTCCAGCTACTTATTTTGATAAA ATTCAAGCTATTGTCAAAAAATATGACATTCTATTTATTGCTGATGAG GTGATTTGTGCATTTGGAAGACTGGGAACTATGTTTGGCTGCGATAAATACAATATCAAGCCAGATCTTGTCTCTGTAGCAAAG GCTCTTACTTCCGGATATATGCCAATTGGTGCTGTTTTGGTATGCCCTGAAGTTTCAGATGTTATATACTCTGAAAGCAACAAACTGG GTTCTTTTAATCATGGATTCACTACTTCGGGGCATCCAGTCTCCTGTGCTGTTGCATTAGAAGCACTGAAGATCTACAA GGAGAGAAATATTGTTGAGCAGGTGAAGAACTTATCTCCGAAGTTTCAAGATGGTATAAGGGCCTTTTCCGACAGTCCAATTATTGGCGAG ATTAGAGGAACTGGTTTAATCATTGTGACAGAGTTCACAGATAACAAGTCGCCAACTGATCTCTTCCCTCAAGAATGGG GCATAGGTGCATATTTTGGAGCAGAGTGTGAGAAGCTTGGGATGCTGGTGCGCGTCGTCTATGACCACATCATTATGAGTCCTCCCTTGATCATCACCCCGACTGAACTTGACGAG ttGATAAGCAAATACGGGAAAGCACTCAAGGCCACCGAGGAATATGTGAAACAACTCAAGGCTAAGCAGAAGTGA